The Xyrauchen texanus isolate HMW12.3.18 chromosome 38, RBS_HiC_50CHRs, whole genome shotgun sequence genome window below encodes:
- the LOC127631422 gene encoding uncharacterized protein LOC127631422, producing MENAPDQQLDERRARFFKRNIKDEGSLQKSGNRFIMKCLEIYEEHITDELKTVIHGYMVEVLHSIFFLGNIHKNKIMPTDFFAEKEFSQLYNKFSKPFNEFCTHLPTRTPFSILLDVVVKIKGSQNEIEVMEYLLTLLKQLNVPKKPYFNYYTLEATVICICHYEMTGEKQRTSSMEPPCPARGLESSRSSFPSRDRHTWTLKVAYAVALADEGGAIQLPQTVKCKAFKRIREMTAIVKNLHAKIALLYSKELRSSLVTVKPMKNQSGPMATVLKQSLSANSSMQIQHSVNKYKF from the exons AGCtagattttttaaaagaaatataaaagatGAAGGAAGCCTGCAAAAATCTGGGAACAGGTTCATCATGAAGTGTCTGGAAATTTATGAGGAGCACATCACAGATGAACTGAAAACAGTCATCCATGGATACATGGTAGAG GTGCTGCACAGCATCTTCTTTCTGGGCAACATTCACAAGAACAAAATTATGCCTACAGATTTCTTTGCAGAGAAAGAATTTTCACAACTATACAACAAGTTTTCAAAACCTTTTAATGAATTCTGCACCCACCTGCCAACCCGCACACCTTTTTCCATCCTCCTTGATGTG GTGGTAAAGATTAAAGGCAGTCAAAATGAAATAGAGGTAATGGAGTACCTTTTGACTTTATTAAAACAACTGAATGTGCCAAAAAAACCATATTTCAACTATTACACCTTGGAGGCCACTGTCATCTGCATTTGTCATTATgaaatgacaggggagaaacaacGAACAAGTTCTATGGAGCCTCCCTGTCCTGCAAGGGGCTTAGAGAGCAGCAGGTCATCATTTCCCTCTCGTGATCGACACACATGGACTCTGAAAGTGGCTTACGCAGTGGCCCTTGCAGATGAAGGTGGTGCCATCCAGCTTCCACAAACAGTGAAATGCAAAGCCTTTAAAAGAATCAGGGAAATGACCGCTATTGTGAAAAACCTCCATGCAAAAATTGCATTACTATATTCAAAGGAGCTACGTTCGAGCCTTGTCACAGTGAAGCCGATGAAGAACCAAAGTGGCCCTATGGCAACTGTGCTGAAACAGAGTCTCTCAGCAAACTCCTCAATGCAGATCCAGCACTCTGTGAACAAGTACAAGTTCTGA